From a single Apium graveolens cultivar Ventura chromosome 2, ASM990537v1, whole genome shotgun sequence genomic region:
- the LOC141708647 gene encoding uncharacterized protein LOC141708647: MGGEEVMPLDISSDEEEIKPQLDNLSLLVSLSKPHSRIETSEQNLKTLMAAAVVLKDELVKHLVKTCHKLDIADMELKEVNEKNTCPDLELKVAYEKSMSDVNAAKEELANAERNLIKAQTEYELTMQRIEKLITMTQRLKEEADKEKNGITNLETKRHHCHEVLSLAEKSKDQYEKIQRALG; encoded by the exons ATGGGAGGTGAGGAGGTAATGCCTCTTGATATATCCTCAGATGAAGAAGAAATAAAACCCCAGTTAGATAATTTATCACTGCTTGTTTCCTTATCCAAACCACATTCCCGTATCGAAACTTCAGAACAGAATCTCAAAACGCTTATGGCTGCAGCAGTTGTACTCAAGGATGAGTTGGTAAAACACCTAGTAAAAACTTGTCATAAACTGGACATTGCTGACATG GAACTCAAAGAAGTCAATGAGAAGAACACATGCCCGGATTTGGAATTGAAAGTTGCTTATGAAAAAAGTATGTCTGATGTTAATGCTGCCAAAGAGGAGCTAGCCAATGCTGAACGAAACCTGATCAAGGCGCAAACTGAATATGAGTTAACAATGCAAAGAATTGAAAAGCTCATAACTATGACACAGAGGCTTAAGGAGGAGGCAGATAAAGAAAAAAATGGGATTACAAATTTGGAAACCAAGAGGCATCATTGTCATGAGGTTTTATCGCTTGCCGAAAAGAGCAAAGATCAATATGAAAAAATTCAGAGGGCACTTGGTTGA